The Actinocatenispora sera genome has a window encoding:
- a CDS encoding DUF397 domain-containing protein has translation MPLDGTWRKSTRSSTNGACVEVRLWHGTVQIRDTKLGAASPILTVSPTTWSGFTTEITTDR, from the coding sequence ATGCCCCTCGACGGCACGTGGCGTAAGAGCACCCGCAGCAGCACCAACGGCGCGTGCGTCGAGGTCCGCCTCTGGCACGGCACCGTCCAGATCCGCGACACCAAACTCGGCGCTGCCTCCCCGATCCTCACGGTGAGCCCGACCACCTGGTCGGGCTTCACCACTGAGATCACCACCGATCGCTGA
- a CDS encoding response regulator transcription factor: protein MVIGVADDEPAVRDALARALRFEGYAVATAIDGAAALRLFAGHDVELLVLDVRMPGMDGLDTCRALRAAGNPVPVLMLTAADAVRDRVAGLDAGADDYVAKPFALPELLARIRALLRRTTPAAPEVLGYGDLRLDTGTREVRRGTRLVRLTRTEFTILEMFLRHPRQVLYRSTVVQAIWGGDVSPTSNSLDVYVGYLRRKLEAGGEPRLLHTARGIGYVLRETPL, encoded by the coding sequence GTGGTCATCGGGGTGGCCGACGACGAGCCAGCGGTCCGCGACGCGCTGGCCAGGGCGCTGCGGTTCGAGGGGTACGCGGTGGCCACCGCGATCGACGGCGCCGCGGCGTTGCGGCTGTTCGCCGGCCACGACGTCGAGCTGCTCGTGCTCGATGTGCGGATGCCCGGAATGGACGGCCTCGACACGTGCCGGGCCCTGCGCGCCGCGGGCAACCCGGTACCGGTGCTGATGCTGACCGCCGCCGATGCGGTGCGGGACCGGGTGGCCGGGCTCGACGCGGGCGCCGACGACTATGTGGCGAAGCCGTTCGCGCTGCCCGAACTGCTGGCCCGGATCCGGGCGCTGCTGCGCCGCACCACGCCCGCCGCGCCGGAGGTCCTCGGCTACGGCGACCTGCGGCTGGACACCGGTACCCGGGAGGTGCGCCGCGGCACGCGACTGGTCCGGCTGACCCGCACGGAGTTCACCATCCTGGAGATGTTCCTCCGCCACCCGCGGCAGGTGCTGTACCGCTCGACAGTGGTGCAGGCGATCTGGGGTGGTGACGTGTCGCCCACCTCCAACAGCCTCGACGTGTACGTCGGGTACCTGCGGCGCAAGCTGGAGGCCGGCGGCGAGCCGCGGCTGCTGCACACGGCGCGCGGCATCGGTTACGTACTGAGGGAAACACCGCTGTGA
- a CDS encoding PIN-like domain-containing protein has product MSEPRALDHGFDGHIPQTDRDVVEALTTGLLSLDANVLLNFYRYSPKARDALVEVLSAAGDRVWVSHQAAKEFWRNRCATIDQRNEATKQVHSALDKSRRSLLDAVDSWAKQTAVSEEVKRQVHDVLASGLARASEIVEEETSGAGAITHRPDSDSVLETLRALLTANVGPPLDPTEHDAALAEGARRAKERIPPGYRDAEKLQDGGPDGASGDYLVWLQSKREAERRHLPLVIITGDEKEDWWWRHRSLLMGPRVELVTEFAQISGNRLYMLRPVQLIEHAAALAVTVSPEAATDVARAETEIRRSRWNRRAVVELLRRLDTEGREQADVIRFAADRGGVITRDEIYQVCGYDKERMLRGFTKPTTRVTHALQDEGFLDGPVEPVLTPQYDTGVTAVRFEIPLDVVEILSDDDG; this is encoded by the coding sequence ATGTCCGAGCCGCGGGCGCTGGATCATGGCTTCGATGGTCACATCCCCCAGACGGACCGGGACGTCGTCGAAGCGTTGACGACCGGTCTGCTCAGCTTGGACGCCAACGTCCTGCTCAACTTCTACAGGTACAGCCCCAAGGCCCGTGACGCCCTCGTCGAGGTGCTCAGCGCCGCAGGTGATCGGGTGTGGGTGAGCCACCAAGCGGCCAAGGAGTTCTGGCGGAATCGCTGCGCCACCATCGACCAGCGCAACGAGGCGACCAAGCAGGTCCACTCGGCGCTGGACAAGAGTAGGCGTTCGCTGCTCGATGCCGTCGACTCATGGGCCAAGCAGACCGCGGTGTCCGAAGAAGTCAAGCGCCAGGTCCACGACGTGCTCGCAAGCGGTCTGGCGAGGGCGAGCGAGATCGTCGAGGAGGAGACGAGCGGCGCCGGCGCCATCACCCACCGCCCAGACTCCGACTCGGTTCTGGAGACTCTCCGGGCCTTGCTGACGGCGAACGTTGGCCCGCCGCTCGATCCAACCGAACACGACGCGGCGCTAGCGGAGGGCGCGCGACGTGCGAAGGAGCGCATCCCGCCGGGGTACCGCGACGCAGAAAAACTCCAGGATGGCGGCCCGGACGGCGCGAGCGGCGACTATCTGGTGTGGCTGCAATCCAAGAGGGAAGCCGAACGCCGGCATCTGCCGCTCGTCATCATTACGGGCGACGAGAAGGAAGATTGGTGGTGGCGGCACCGGTCGTTGCTTATGGGCCCGAGGGTGGAGCTCGTGACCGAGTTCGCGCAGATCTCCGGCAACCGCCTGTACATGCTCCGCCCGGTACAACTAATAGAGCATGCCGCGGCGTTGGCGGTCACGGTGTCGCCGGAGGCGGCGACCGACGTCGCACGCGCCGAGACCGAGATTCGTCGATCCCGATGGAACCGGCGAGCCGTGGTTGAGCTACTTCGCCGGCTTGACACGGAGGGCAGAGAGCAGGCGGACGTTATCCGCTTTGCTGCGGATCGTGGCGGGGTCATCACCCGTGATGAGATCTACCAGGTATGCGGCTACGACAAGGAGCGCATGCTGCGCGGATTCACGAAGCCAACCACAAGGGTCACCCATGCATTGCAGGATGAGGGTTTCCTTGATGGCCCGGTTGAACCGGTCTTGACCCCACAATACGACACCGGGGTTACCGCCGTACGGTTCGAGATCCCCCTCGACGTGGTGGAGATCCTCTCCGATGATGACGGGTAG
- a CDS encoding DUF5753 domain-containing protein yields the protein MAIGESPTAKRRRLGLLLRKFRTEAKISAEVVSQHMDRNDAWVSRVERGRTGLRRLDLERLLDLYGVDGSVQAELADLAKAGRERGWWSNYSGVLSRQYSSYIGFEAEASRLLTYDSLVVTGLLQTEAYARKVLQVGAPEEDRAVIERKVEVRLNRQQRLTSENPLRLWLIFDEAVLHRVIGGDLRAHVGQLDHLVKMAELHNVRLQVMPFREAGHPGMLSSFTIMEFPNDPTMAYIEGLTGDLYEDAPESERYRVVFDNLRASALGEPSSISLIKEVAADLRRDT from the coding sequence ATGGCGATCGGGGAGAGCCCCACTGCCAAGCGGCGCCGGCTCGGCCTGCTGCTGCGCAAGTTCCGCACCGAGGCGAAGATCAGCGCCGAGGTCGTCTCCCAGCACATGGACCGCAACGACGCCTGGGTGTCACGCGTCGAGAGAGGCAGGACCGGTCTGCGTCGCCTCGACCTGGAGCGGCTACTCGACCTGTACGGCGTCGACGGCAGCGTCCAGGCCGAGCTCGCCGACCTGGCCAAAGCCGGCCGCGAACGCGGCTGGTGGTCGAACTACAGCGGCGTGCTGTCCCGCCAGTACTCGTCCTACATCGGCTTCGAGGCAGAAGCTTCCCGGCTGCTCACGTACGACAGCTTGGTGGTCACCGGACTGCTGCAGACCGAGGCGTACGCACGCAAGGTGCTACAGGTCGGCGCGCCGGAGGAAGATCGGGCCGTGATCGAACGCAAGGTCGAGGTCCGGCTGAACCGCCAGCAGCGCCTCACCTCAGAGAACCCGCTGCGCCTCTGGCTCATCTTCGATGAGGCCGTGCTCCATCGCGTGATTGGCGGGGACCTCCGCGCGCACGTCGGTCAGTTGGACCATCTCGTCAAGATGGCGGAGCTGCACAACGTGCGGCTGCAGGTCATGCCGTTCCGGGAGGCCGGCCATCCAGGCATGCTGTCCTCGTTCACGATCATGGAGTTCCCGAACGACCCGACGATGGCCTACATCGAGGGCCTGACCGGCGATCTTTACGAGGATGCGCCGGAGAGCGAGCGGTATAGGGTGGTCTTCGACAACCTGCGAGCCTCCGCACTCGGCGAGCCCTCGTCGATCTCCTTGATCAAGGAGGTGGCTGCCGACCTGCGGCGCGACACCTAG
- a CDS encoding TetR/AcrR family transcriptional regulator → MPDTTPRKRQARGERRAASILDAAAEVFTEAGYERASTNAIAARAGISPGSLYQFFANKQAIAEALSERHIAALRAAHAAAFTDEASTLPVPQLVRQLARPIVEFNLANPSFQTLLADTGTPHASAKQPLHDALLARLDALFAARCADAPAAERHRHARVAVQLFTAMLPLVLAATEAERPAMITELEAVLVGYLQPLLD, encoded by the coding sequence ATGCCAGACACGACGCCGCGCAAACGTCAGGCCCGGGGTGAGCGGCGGGCCGCGTCGATCCTGGACGCCGCCGCCGAGGTCTTCACCGAAGCCGGCTACGAGCGGGCCAGCACCAACGCGATCGCCGCCCGCGCCGGCATCTCACCCGGCTCGCTGTACCAGTTCTTCGCCAACAAGCAGGCGATCGCCGAGGCGCTGTCCGAACGTCACATCGCCGCGCTGCGGGCGGCACACGCCGCCGCGTTCACCGACGAGGCGAGCACACTGCCGGTCCCCCAGCTCGTACGCCAGCTCGCCCGGCCGATCGTCGAGTTCAATCTGGCCAACCCGAGCTTCCAGACACTGCTTGCCGACACCGGAACCCCGCACGCGAGCGCCAAACAGCCCCTGCACGACGCCCTGCTCGCTCGCCTCGACGCCCTGTTCGCCGCGCGCTGTGCCGACGCGCCAGCGGCCGAGCGCCACCGGCACGCCCGCGTCGCCGTACAGCTGTTCACGGCCATGCTCCCGCTCGTGCTCGCCGCCACCGAGGCCGAGCGCCCGGCCATGATCACCGAACTCGAAGCGGTACTCGTCGGCTACCTCCAGCCACTGCTCGACTGA
- a CDS encoding MMPL family transporter, which translates to MLGIGAAVAIVLDATAIRGILMPALMRLAGRANWWSPRRRRPRTPDPAPTTGQHQHLSSSAEPTTAG; encoded by the coding sequence ATGCTCGGAATCGGCGCCGCGGTCGCCATCGTGCTTGACGCGACCGCGATTCGCGGGATCCTGATGCCGGCCCTGATGCGGCTCGCCGGCCGCGCCAACTGGTGGTCACCCCGCCGCCGACGTCCTCGGACACCAGATCCGGCGCCCACCACCGGCCAGCACCAGCACCTGTCCTCCTCGGCCGAACCGACTACTGCCGGCTGA
- a CDS encoding DUF2231 domain-containing protein has product MFGEIAGLPAHVLLIHIVVVLVPLVALAAVLCAAWPTLRRRVGVLLPILALVTLMAVPLTTQAGEWLERRVPPTAALRAHTRLGDGLLPWVGGLFLVCAAIWLVHRIPASPLADGSVNTGGGTVLRVVLIVLTVVLAAGSVTQTYRIGDSGARAAWQSRFAQQAAPHRHDDD; this is encoded by the coding sequence GTGTTCGGGGAGATCGCCGGGCTGCCGGCCCACGTGCTGCTCATCCACATAGTCGTGGTGCTGGTGCCGCTGGTGGCGCTGGCCGCGGTGCTGTGTGCGGCGTGGCCCACACTCCGGCGGCGGGTCGGCGTGCTGCTGCCGATCCTGGCGCTGGTCACCCTGATGGCGGTACCGCTGACCACCCAGGCCGGCGAGTGGCTCGAGCGCCGGGTGCCGCCAACCGCCGCGCTGCGGGCGCACACTCGGCTCGGCGACGGCCTGCTGCCCTGGGTCGGCGGGCTGTTCCTCGTGTGCGCGGCGATCTGGCTCGTGCACCGGATCCCCGCCTCACCGCTCGCCGACGGCAGCGTGAACACCGGTGGTGGCACGGTGCTGCGGGTCGTGCTGATCGTGCTCACCGTCGTACTGGCCGCCGGCAGCGTGACGCAGACCTACCGTATCGGCGACTCCGGTGCACGCGCCGCCTGGCAAAGCCGGTTCGCACAGCAGGCGGCGCCGCACCGGCACGACGACGACTAG
- a CDS encoding RDD family protein, translating into MTRLTGLVTDAVLLTLASLTIGSLPPAVWQQLVGGEPRWLDLLSAAVAAVCPWAYFAACWTLTGTTIGGLLVGARTCRPDGRPLGPVRAAVRAFVGLAVAPLWLVGMLGVLTDRRRRAWHDRLFGTVVRRTSVGLSPTGRGRSRPPVRRTGPAGRIAR; encoded by the coding sequence GTGACGCGGCTGACCGGGCTGGTCACCGACGCCGTCCTGCTGACCCTCGCCAGCCTCACCATCGGCAGCCTTCCGCCGGCCGTCTGGCAGCAACTGGTCGGGGGCGAACCGCGCTGGCTCGACCTGCTGTCCGCAGCGGTCGCCGCGGTGTGCCCGTGGGCGTACTTCGCCGCGTGCTGGACGCTGACCGGCACCACGATCGGCGGGCTGCTCGTCGGTGCCCGCACCTGCCGACCGGACGGCCGCCCCCTCGGGCCGGTCCGCGCCGCGGTGCGCGCGTTCGTCGGCCTCGCGGTGGCGCCGCTCTGGCTCGTCGGCATGCTGGGAGTGCTCACCGACCGGCGCCGGCGGGCCTGGCACGACCGGCTGTTCGGCACCGTCGTGCGCCGCACCAGCGTCGGCCTGTCGCCGACCGGTCGCGGGCGCAGCCGACCACCAGTACGCCGGACCGGCCCGGCCGGCCGCATCGCGCGCTGA
- a CDS encoding helix-turn-helix transcriptional regulator: MDRAQQLSEFLKSRRARLRPEEVGVGNFGGQRRVPGLRREELALLAGVSVDYYTRLEQGRARNASPDILDAVATALRLDGDERAHLHNLAQPTRTRRRPSRPQQVGPEMRQALQALTTVPAYIIGRRLDILAWNDLARALIAEFPALPAAERNMARLVFLDDAAKDLYPDWESKARDTVSNLRLDAGRHPDDPRLASLVGELSLGSAEFRRLWADHNVRGKTRGRKRFNHPQLGELALDYVAMRAPDDPDMTMMIYSAPPGSEAATTLLLLASLAAPAVSGTADLPARNTL; this comes from the coding sequence ATGGATCGTGCCCAGCAGCTCAGCGAGTTCCTCAAGTCCCGGCGCGCCCGGCTGCGCCCCGAGGAGGTCGGCGTGGGCAACTTCGGCGGCCAGCGGCGCGTGCCCGGCCTGCGTCGCGAGGAACTGGCCCTGCTGGCCGGCGTGAGCGTCGACTACTACACCCGCCTGGAACAGGGCCGGGCCCGCAACGCCTCCCCCGACATCCTGGACGCGGTCGCCACCGCCCTGCGACTCGACGGTGACGAGCGCGCCCACCTGCACAACCTCGCCCAACCCACCCGTACCCGCAGGCGCCCCAGCCGCCCGCAGCAGGTGGGCCCCGAGATGCGTCAGGCCCTGCAGGCCCTCACCACCGTTCCCGCCTACATCATCGGCCGGCGTCTGGACATCCTCGCCTGGAACGACCTGGCCCGGGCCCTGATTGCCGAGTTCCCCGCGCTGCCGGCAGCCGAGCGGAACATGGCCCGCCTGGTCTTCCTCGACGACGCGGCCAAGGATCTGTACCCCGACTGGGAGAGCAAGGCCCGCGACACCGTCTCCAACCTTCGTCTGGATGCCGGTCGCCACCCGGACGACCCTCGGCTGGCCTCCCTGGTCGGGGAACTCTCCTTGGGGAGCGCGGAGTTCCGCCGCCTGTGGGCAGACCACAACGTGCGCGGCAAGACCCGCGGCCGCAAGCGGTTCAACCATCCCCAGCTCGGCGAGCTCGCCCTGGACTACGTCGCCATGCGGGCACCCGACGATCCCGACATGACCATGATGATCTACAGCGCGCCGCCCGGATCCGAAGCCGCCACCACCCTGCTTCTGCTGGCCAGCCTCGCCGCACCAGCGGTTTCCGGTACCGCCGATCTTCCGGCGCGGAACACTCTGTGA
- a CDS encoding MFS transporter: MTATVRAGTASRLVLLTLASAQFLMTLDSSVMNVSIATVAADLNTTVTGIQTAITLYTLVMASLMITGAKAGEILGRRRAFEVGCVVYALGSFTTAIAPNLPVLLLGWSFLEGIGAALIMPAIVALVASNFDQSQRPRAYGLVAAAGAIAVAAGPLIGGLLTTYASWRWVFAGEVVIVVAILLLARRLTDARPERTAHLDLVGTGLSTLGLALVVLGILRAGAWGFVNPKPGAPSWLGLSPVLWLVLAGGCVLLAFLAWERHRQRGHADVLVDPALLRIRHLRGGLVSFFFQYLLQAGLFFAIPLFLSVALGLSAVATGVRLLPLSIALLATAVGVPKLFPNVSPRRVVRLGFLALFAGVVALLASLDAGVGPEVVTWPLILAGIGVGALASQLGSVTVSSVGDEKSTEVGGLQNTVTNLGASIGTALAGAVLIAALSSSFFGGIAANPAVPENLSSRAQVELAGGVPFLSDRDLSAALDKAGVTEPTKSAIVEENEAARLAGLRSALAVLAGAALVALLVTRGIPRRQPGTEP; this comes from the coding sequence ATGACAGCGACGGTACGCGCCGGCACAGCGTCGAGGCTGGTGCTGCTCACGCTGGCCTCGGCGCAGTTCCTGATGACCCTCGACAGTTCGGTGATGAACGTGTCGATCGCGACCGTCGCCGCGGACCTGAACACCACCGTGACCGGCATCCAGACCGCGATCACGCTGTACACGCTGGTGATGGCGTCGCTGATGATCACCGGCGCGAAGGCGGGCGAGATCCTCGGTCGACGTCGCGCGTTCGAGGTCGGCTGCGTGGTGTACGCGCTGGGATCGTTCACCACCGCCATCGCACCGAACCTGCCCGTACTGCTGCTCGGATGGTCGTTTTTGGAAGGCATCGGCGCCGCACTGATCATGCCGGCGATCGTCGCGCTGGTCGCATCGAACTTCGACCAGTCCCAACGACCCCGTGCCTACGGGCTGGTCGCCGCCGCCGGCGCGATCGCGGTCGCCGCCGGCCCGCTGATCGGCGGGCTGCTCACCACGTACGCCTCCTGGCGGTGGGTGTTCGCCGGCGAAGTCGTCATCGTCGTGGCGATCCTGCTGCTCGCACGGCGACTGACCGACGCCCGGCCCGAGCGCACCGCGCACCTGGACCTGGTGGGTACCGGCCTGTCCACGCTCGGGCTCGCCCTGGTCGTGCTGGGCATCCTGCGCGCCGGCGCCTGGGGCTTCGTGAACCCCAAACCGGGCGCACCGTCCTGGCTCGGACTGTCTCCCGTCCTCTGGCTGGTACTCGCCGGTGGCTGCGTGCTGCTCGCCTTCCTCGCGTGGGAACGCCACCGGCAGCGCGGGCACGCCGACGTACTCGTCGATCCCGCGCTGTTGCGCATCCGGCACCTGCGTGGTGGGCTCGTGTCGTTCTTCTTCCAGTACCTGTTGCAGGCCGGTCTGTTCTTCGCGATACCGCTGTTCCTGTCCGTCGCGCTCGGACTGTCGGCGGTCGCCACCGGGGTACGGCTGCTGCCGCTGTCGATCGCGCTGCTCGCCACCGCGGTCGGAGTACCGAAGCTGTTCCCGAACGTGTCGCCCCGCCGCGTGGTTCGCCTCGGCTTCCTCGCACTCTTCGCGGGCGTCGTGGCGCTCCTTGCGTCCCTGGACGCCGGTGTCGGCCCCGAGGTGGTCACCTGGCCGCTGATCCTCGCCGGAATCGGGGTGGGCGCGCTGGCCTCCCAGCTCGGCAGCGTCACCGTGTCGTCGGTCGGCGACGAGAAGAGTACCGAGGTCGGCGGCCTGCAGAACACCGTGACGAACCTCGGCGCGTCCATCGGTACCGCACTCGCCGGCGCCGTCCTGATCGCCGCACTCAGCTCGTCGTTCTTCGGCGGTATCGCGGCCAACCCGGCCGTACCGGAGAACCTGTCGTCGCGCGCGCAGGTCGAACTCGCCGGCGGCGTACCGTTCCTGTCCGACCGGGACCTGTCCGCGGCGCTGGACAAGGCGGGCGTCACCGAGCCGACCAAGTCCGCGATCGTCGAGGAGAACGAGGCCGCCCGGCTGGCCGGGTTGCGTTCGGCTCTGGCCGTACTGGCCGGCGCCGCCCTCGTCGCTCTGCTGGTCACCCGCGGCATCCCACGCCGTCAGCCAGGCACCGAGCCCTGA
- a CDS encoding S1 family peptidase yields the protein MHRRLAGLAILGVGVLAAAGIGSTPAQAAPPLSAAVQAAAVPQANTVAQRLGSQNAGVYLDRNGHAVVTVTSAAAARTVRAAGLRSRVVHYSAASLTSTKNRLDRLAGVPDTAWGIDTAHNQVVVTISDAAPKAGAARVLAAAQRYGSEVRVEHTTGHFSTYVRGGDAIQNSQARCSDGFNVRRNGQLMVLTAGHCTNLGGTWSPMGGQVVASNSPGGDEGLITNPSGNGPSQINTGQTISRIGQPTQGEQVTKSGSTTGVTGGTIEAVEQTVNFDVGVIYHLFATDVYSDHGDSGGPGYDGSTGLGTLTGGDTQTTFFYPAWREFNDYGLTLP from the coding sequence ATGCACCGCAGACTCGCCGGGCTCGCGATCCTCGGCGTCGGCGTACTTGCCGCCGCCGGCATCGGCAGCACCCCAGCGCAGGCCGCCCCTCCGCTGTCCGCCGCCGTCCAGGCCGCCGCCGTGCCCCAGGCCAACACCGTCGCGCAGCGCCTCGGCAGCCAGAACGCGGGCGTCTACCTGGACCGGAACGGTCATGCAGTGGTCACCGTGACCTCTGCCGCCGCCGCCCGCACCGTACGCGCGGCCGGGCTGCGCAGCCGCGTCGTGCACTACAGCGCGGCGTCGCTGACGAGTACGAAGAACCGCCTCGACCGGCTCGCCGGGGTACCCGACACCGCCTGGGGCATCGACACGGCACACAACCAGGTGGTCGTCACGATCTCCGACGCGGCACCGAAAGCCGGTGCCGCGCGCGTGCTGGCCGCCGCCCAACGCTACGGCAGCGAGGTACGCGTCGAGCACACCACCGGCCACTTCAGCACGTACGTACGCGGCGGCGACGCCATCCAGAACAGTCAGGCGCGCTGCTCCGATGGATTCAACGTACGGCGCAACGGTCAGCTGATGGTCCTGACCGCCGGGCACTGCACCAACCTGGGCGGCACCTGGTCCCCGATGGGCGGACAGGTCGTCGCGAGCAACTCGCCCGGTGGGGACGAGGGACTGATCACCAACCCCAGCGGCAACGGCCCCAGCCAGATCAACACCGGCCAGACGATCAGCCGCATCGGCCAGCCGACCCAGGGTGAGCAGGTCACCAAGAGCGGCTCGACCACCGGCGTGACCGGAGGGACCATCGAAGCCGTCGAACAGACCGTCAACTTCGACGTCGGCGTGATCTACCACCTGTTCGCCACCGACGTGTACTCCGACCACGGTGACAGCGGTGGCCCCGGCTACGACGGGTCGACCGGCCTCGGCACGTTGACCGGCGGCGACACCCAGACCACGTTCTTCTACCCGGCCTGGCGCGAGTTCAACGACTACGGCCTCACCCTGCCGTAA
- a CDS encoding putative quinol monooxygenase, producing the protein MLGSRAPRMEFVRRRTTPPIAPDQEPSHVEHPHDHRPLHAKPGQEQRLRDALEAMIAPSVAEEGCLGYQPYADPNRADRMVIVEEWVSAAALDHHFSLPHFTHVAQVLGEILAEPFTLRRLTDVPA; encoded by the coding sequence GTGCTCGGCAGCCGGGCGCCCAGGATGGAGTTCGTTCGCCGGCGAACAACGCCACCCATCGCACCGGATCAGGAGCCGTCCCATGTCGAACACCCTCACGATCATCGCCCGCTTCACGCCAAGCCGGGCCAGGAGCAGCGGCTGCGCGACGCGCTGGAGGCGATGATCGCGCCGTCGGTGGCCGAGGAGGGCTGCCTCGGCTACCAGCCGTACGCCGACCCGAACCGCGCCGACCGCATGGTCATCGTCGAGGAGTGGGTCAGCGCAGCGGCCCTGGACCACCACTTCTCGCTGCCGCACTTCACGCACGTCGCCCAGGTCCTGGGCGAGATCCTCGCCGAGCCGTTCACCCTGCGCCGCCTGACCGACGTCCCCGCCTGA
- a CDS encoding MMPL family transporter, whose product MLGLGVAAAGALSTFSLTRFELSGSESLRAKQILTRQFDTGSADVVLMVTAKHGTVDDAAVAARGRTLTRRLAAHPGIAAAWSYWTRARTPTLRGTDGAHALVLARMTGDVNQRRSVTLPAIERDLVGADDVVEVGLGGGEQVFRQVADQARRDFLRAELIILPLLFLLLLAVQRRVLAALLPMAVGVIATLGTLAALRGLAAFTEISTFAANLALVLGLGLGVDYGLLMINRFRIELAADPDGAVGRTVRTAGRTVLFSGVTVAASLSMLLLFPFPFLRSFDYAGIAVLAFSVLAALVVLPALLAVAGPRVLRRRVPSDGQPGIGLWRRFAERVWHRPIAYGGVVLVVLLAIAAPTLGLRFGDPDDRVLPAGTSSRSVSDQIRAGFATEETDVVQVVAPHTTAGIGAYAGRLSEVPGVYRVETVTGSYDSGRRTGAGGHGFVAGGGTYLAVFVAEQRLLRDPDAVIGAIRAVPAPGPVLVGGYPAELTDFRAGLTERMPLVLGLGLLATAVILFAMTRSILLPLKASLLNALSLAVMFGVLVWVFQQGHLSGALGFTATGTLDTTIPILMFCVVYGLSMDYEVFLLDRIIEEYRRSGDTRQAVVTGIGATGPLVTAAALLLAASFAVYASSGVVY is encoded by the coding sequence GTGCTCGGGCTCGGGGTCGCCGCGGCCGGCGCGTTGAGCACGTTCTCGCTGACGCGCTTCGAGCTGTCCGGGTCAGAATCGTTGCGCGCCAAGCAGATCCTGACACGGCAGTTCGACACCGGCAGCGCCGACGTGGTACTGATGGTGACCGCGAAGCACGGCACCGTCGACGACGCCGCAGTCGCCGCCCGCGGCCGCACGCTCACCCGCCGGCTCGCCGCCCACCCCGGCATCGCCGCCGCCTGGTCGTACTGGACGCGTGCGCGTACGCCAACCCTGCGCGGTACCGACGGTGCCCACGCGCTCGTACTGGCCCGGATGACCGGCGACGTCAACCAACGCCGGTCGGTCACGCTGCCCGCGATCGAGCGGGACCTGGTAGGCGCCGACGATGTGGTCGAGGTCGGGCTCGGCGGCGGCGAACAGGTGTTCCGGCAGGTGGCCGACCAGGCGCGGCGTGACTTCCTGCGAGCCGAGCTGATCATCCTGCCGCTGCTGTTCCTGCTGCTGCTCGCGGTACAGCGCCGGGTGCTCGCCGCGCTGCTGCCGATGGCGGTGGGCGTGATCGCCACTCTCGGCACGCTCGCGGCGTTGCGCGGGCTCGCCGCGTTCACCGAGATCTCCACGTTCGCCGCCAACCTCGCCCTGGTACTTGGGCTCGGCCTCGGCGTCGACTACGGGTTGCTGATGATCAATCGGTTCCGCATCGAGCTGGCGGCCGACCCGGACGGCGCCGTTGGCCGCACCGTGCGTACCGCGGGGCGCACGGTCCTGTTCTCCGGCGTCACGGTGGCGGCGTCGCTGTCGATGTTGCTGCTGTTTCCGTTCCCGTTCCTGCGTTCGTTCGACTACGCGGGGATCGCGGTACTGGCGTTCAGCGTGCTGGCCGCGCTCGTCGTCCTGCCCGCGCTGCTCGCCGTCGCCGGCCCGCGGGTGCTGCGCCGGCGGGTGCCGAGCGACGGGCAGCCCGGCATCGGACTCTGGCGGCGGTTCGCCGAACGGGTCTGGCACCGGCCGATCGCGTACGGCGGCGTGGTGCTCGTGGTGCTGCTCGCGATCGCCGCGCCCACGCTCGGCCTGCGCTTCGGTGACCCCGACGACCGGGTGCTGCCTGCCGGTACCAGCTCGCGGTCGGTCTCCGACCAGATCCGCGCCGGGTTCGCGACCGAGGAGACCGACGTGGTACAGGTCGTCGCGCCGCACACCACCGCCGGCATCGGCGCCTACGCTGGGCGGCTGTCCGAGGTGCCCGGCGTCTACCGGGTCGAGACGGTCACCGGATCCTACGATTCGGGTCGGCGAACCGGCGCCGGCGGCCACGGGTTCGTGGCCGGTGGCGGAACCTATCTCGCGGTGTTCGTGGCAGAACAGCGGCTGCTGCGCGATCCCGACGCGGTGATCGGGGCGATCCGTGCGGTGCCGGCGCCGGGGCCGGTGCTCGTCGGCGGGTACCCGGCCGAGCTGACGGACTTCCGGGCCGGGCTCACCGAGCGGATGCCACTGGTGCTGGGGCTGGGACTGCTTGCCACCGCAGTGATCCTGTTCGCGATGACGCGCAGCATCCTGTTGCCGCTCAAGGCAAGCCTGCTCAACGCGCTCAGTCTCGCGGTCATGTTCGGCGTACTCGTCTGGGTGTTCCAGCAGGGGCACCTGTCCGGCGCGCTCGGGTTCACCGCCACCGGGACACTCGATACGACGATCCCGATCCTGATGTTCTGCGTCGTGTACGGGCTGTCCATGGACTACGAGGTGTTCCTGCTCGACCGCATCATCGAGGAGTACCGGCGAAGCGGGGACACCAGACAGGCGGTCGTCACCGGGATCGGTGCGACGGGACCTCTGGTCACTGCCGCGGCCCTGCTGCTGGCGGCGTCGTTCGCGGTGTACGCCTCGTCCGGCGTGGTGTACTGA